Within the Vibrio sp. DW001 genome, the region CATTCCTGGTACGCACAAAAACAGCGTGACGCATGGGTCAATCAAGCACACATAGAGCTATTTCAGAATATCAATCTACTTAAATTGATCATCAGTCTGTTTCCAATGCTTGGTTTGCTCGGTACGGTGACAGGAATGATTTCCGTTTTTGATGTGTTAGCGGTAGAAGGAACGTCGCAACCAAGGTTGATGGCATCGGGTATATCCATGGCGACGTTACCAACAATGGCGGGTATGGTTGCTGCATTGGCTGGGGTATTTTGTTATTCCCAACTGTTTGCTGCATTGGAGAAAAGAGAAGTGCATTTAGAGAAGTTAATGAGGAGCCGAACATGAGATTAGGTAGCCGAAAAAAAAATCAAGATGAAGCACAGATAGATATGACGTCGATGCTCGATATCGTATTTATTATGCTGATTTTTTTTATTGTCACCAGCTCTTTTGTTAAAGAATCAGGTATCGAGGTTAATCGACCTCAAGCCTCTAACACCGTTAGTCAAAAAGAAGCGGGTATCTTCATTGCTATTACCGCCAATAACGAGATCTTTATCGACAAGCGTATCGTAGACAAAGAGAGAGTACAGGCTAACTTAGAGCAGCTTTTAACCGATCAACCTAACACGTCGGTGGTGATTCAGGCCGATGAATTTGCGTTTAACGGTACGGTAATTTCGGTTATGGACTCAGCCAAGGGTGCCGGCATTGTTAATATTGCTTTAGCGACGGAGCGGAAATAGATGCTTCGCTTCTTAATGGCGCTGCCACTCGCGTTATTCATAAGCTATGGCCTTATGGGTTTGATGGCGTGGATGGTGGATCTCAATACCATAGAGAGCAAGCCAAAAAATGCGTCGATACGATTTGATTTCTTTATGAACGAAACTGAGCAGCTAAGCCAACGGAAAAGCCGTGAGCTCCCTAAACCGCCGGAAATGAAGCCGTTACCTCCCGAACAGGCATTGGCTCAGCCTCAACAAGATGTCTTCTTGAATACGCCGACGTTAGCGCCGATTCCAGAAGTAAACTTAGCTCTATCAGTGACAGACATGAAATTTGCCGTAGTCGTACCTAGTACTCCAAGTCCCAAGGCCACAAACACTCCATTGGTTCAGCAACCAATATCAGTGAAAATGGGACAAACCCAACAACTGATGCCTTTGCATCGTATGAATCCGATCTACCCAAGAAAAGCACTACAGAGAAAAATAGAAGGTTATGTGGTGTTTTCTTTTGATATTGACCGCGCTGGAAAGCCCCAAAATATTAAGATAGAAGAGTCTTATCCGTCGCGAGTATTTAATCGGGAAGCACTAAAAGCATTGAAACGATGGAAATATCAACCAATGATGGTGAATGGATTGGCACAAGTTAGAAGCGGTCAACGAGTAAAACTGGAGTTTAAAATCCAGTGATGAAACGTAAATCAATCTCAGCACTTTTTCTAGCGACGGTCTATTGGTTATTCGCGTCGCCTGTTGCGTGGGCGGAATCAAAAGAGTTAACGTATCGCACTGCTCGACAGGTGCAAATTGCCTATGAATTGCAGCTTAAAGAAAAACCGGATGAAGCGATCACTGTTTTAGCAAATTTGAACCCAAGTGGACAATATGACTTCGCGTATGTCAATCGCATGCTAGGTGGACTTTATTGGCAAACTCAGCAGCCACTGTTGGCGATCAAAACGTTAACGTTGGCTATCGAACAGAAGGCATTGCCTGCCGTTCAGCATCAAGATACACAACGAATGTTAGCCGACATCTTATTGATGGAAGGTCAGTATAAATTGGCAGAATTCCACTACCAAAAGTTATTACCCGCGTATGAACAAGCAGACGATCTGGAATGGCTATGGCTTCGAATCGCTCAAGCACAATATCAACAGCAGGAGTGGGCGCGAGTCGAGTTGTCGATTGGTCATCAACAACGATATCGTCAACAAGCAAAACTTCCGCTGAAAGTGATGCCGCTCAATATGCTGCTTGGGGCCCAGCTTGCACGGAAGAAATGGCAAAATGCAGTGCCAACAGCGTTGTCTTTGAGAATATTAGAACCAGACAACTACGTATGGTGGCGTCAACTGATTACGCTCTATATTTACACGCAACAGCAGCAGCAAGCACTGATTACCTTGCAACAGGCGGATCGTGTGGGGTTTGAGTTGAGTGATCAATATCTGATGTTGATGGCTCAATTGTATGCACAGGATGGGGTTCCAAAGAAAGCGGCACAAACCTATGCAAGGTTAAAAGGGCTAGACAACAGTGCCACATTGCGGGCCAAACAAGCGGAGTATTGGCAGGCGGCGAAAGAGTGGGATAAGGCTGCCTCTATTTGGCTTAAGGCGGCACAAATTGACAATAAGTTTTATTGGCAACATGCGCTTTTGTTACTGAAAATGCGGGACCATGAACGGGCACTAATTAGCATTGATAAACTGACTAACCAGACAAGCCAAATGCTGTTGGCAAAAACACAAGCACTGAGCGCGATCGGACAAAAGGAACAAGCATTACAGGTCGCCACTAAGTTACACAGGATAGAATCGAGCGAAGAAAGCCTGCGTTGGATTAAATATTTGAGTGAAGATTGATGATCGTCGGTAAAATACGCCTTAAAAGGTATATAATTCTAGGTCATTAATAATTATATTGATTCTTTGAAATACGACTTAAGAGGTCCTCGATGTCTTCTATCCAAAATTATATGACGGAACACCACAAGACGTGTGACAACCTATTGGTTGACGCTGAAGGTTTATTGGCTGATAAAAATTGGGTTGGGTTTAGTCAAGCTTGGCAGATATTTGAGCAAGAGACGGTGGCGCACTTTACAGCGGAAGAGGAGATTCTTTTTCCAGCATTTGAACAAAAAACCGGTATGACGGGTGGCCCGACTATGGTTATGCGTTCAGAACATAGCCAGATTAAAGGGATGTTTGAACAGATGAACAACGCCATTCAAGATAAGAACCTAGACAGAGCCATGGGCATAGTTGAAAGCGTCATGTTGTTGATTCAACAGCATAATATGAAAGAAGAACAGATGCTCTATCCTATGACCGATATGCATTTGCCGAACAATGATGAAGTCGTATCCCAAATGGATAGCCAACTGTCAACTTCTCGAGGTTAATCGAGCTATGGTTAATGACGGCACGACAAATGTTCGGTCACCTAATTTGCCAGATATATTCAGGCTCGATGTGAGTATTTTGGAGCCTCCTCACCCTTTA harbors:
- a CDS encoding energy transducer TonB, producing MLRFLMALPLALFISYGLMGLMAWMVDLNTIESKPKNASIRFDFFMNETEQLSQRKSRELPKPPEMKPLPPEQALAQPQQDVFLNTPTLAPIPEVNLALSVTDMKFAVVVPSTPSPKATNTPLVQQPISVKMGQTQQLMPLHRMNPIYPRKALQRKIEGYVVFSFDIDRAGKPQNIKIEESYPSRVFNREALKALKRWKYQPMMVNGLAQVRSGQRVKLEFKIQ
- a CDS encoding biopolymer transporter ExbD, translating into MRLGSRKKNQDEAQIDMTSMLDIVFIMLIFFIVTSSFVKESGIEVNRPQASNTVSQKEAGIFIAITANNEIFIDKRIVDKERVQANLEQLLTDQPNTSVVIQADEFAFNGTVISVMDSAKGAGIVNIALATERK
- a CDS encoding hemerythrin domain-containing protein, translated to MSSIQNYMTEHHKTCDNLLVDAEGLLADKNWVGFSQAWQIFEQETVAHFTAEEEILFPAFEQKTGMTGGPTMVMRSEHSQIKGMFEQMNNAIQDKNLDRAMGIVESVMLLIQQHNMKEEQMLYPMTDMHLPNNDEVVSQMDSQLSTSRG
- a CDS encoding MotA/TolQ/ExbB proton channel family protein codes for the protein MSLFSDLGFGNALAQFMSKGGPILWWLASLILLFWLIAIERMLYLLVTFPKRQNEWLKNWGARGDHHSWYAQKQRDAWVNQAHIELFQNINLLKLIISLFPMLGLLGTVTGMISVFDVLAVEGTSQPRLMASGISMATLPTMAGMVAALAGVFCYSQLFAALEKREVHLEKLMRSRT